The following are from one region of the Hymenobacter sp. YIM 151858-1 genome:
- a CDS encoding DUF2157 domain-containing protein produces the protein MDPNILASLQQRQIIAPEHARALAEHERTRPFSLYFELRALLSLGVTLLSTGLGIYLYQNLDSISHAVIVAGIALVSAAGFGYAYWRRQPFTWAEAPRASVFADYALLLGCLTFLTLEGYLQAQYGVFGARYGWLPLLPALLFFGCAYRFDHRGVLAMGITALAAWVGLAAAPADVFRQNDFSAPYLDVVAVLLGLALVAAGVASERYQRKPHFAYTYVLMGSNLALLAALTSLFRSSYETAHLPAALGVVLLLAFSAGLWWYGRRSHSYLFVLLAALYGYVAVTYVFIELITAIDSSLISALAFYCAMLYFPASAAGVIWLLKNIKKIVRGHESEGL, from the coding sequence ATGGACCCCAACATCCTGGCCTCGCTGCAGCAGCGGCAAATCATCGCGCCGGAGCACGCCCGGGCGCTGGCCGAGCACGAGCGCACCCGGCCGTTTTCGTTGTACTTCGAGCTGCGGGCGCTCTTGTCGTTGGGCGTTACGCTGCTCAGCACGGGCCTGGGCATCTACCTCTACCAAAACCTCGACAGCATCAGCCACGCCGTGATTGTAGCCGGTATTGCGCTGGTGTCGGCGGCGGGGTTTGGCTACGCTTACTGGCGCCGCCAGCCGTTTACCTGGGCCGAGGCACCCAGGGCCTCGGTGTTTGCCGATTACGCCCTGCTGCTCGGCTGCCTCACGTTCCTCACGCTCGAGGGCTACCTGCAGGCGCAGTACGGCGTATTCGGCGCGCGCTACGGGTGGCTGCCCTTGCTGCCCGCGCTGCTGTTTTTCGGCTGCGCCTACCGTTTCGATCATCGGGGGGTACTGGCCATGGGCATTACGGCGCTGGCGGCGTGGGTGGGCCTGGCCGCCGCCCCGGCCGATGTATTCAGGCAAAACGACTTTTCGGCGCCTTACCTCGATGTGGTGGCCGTGTTACTGGGTCTTGCGCTAGTGGCCGCCGGTGTGGCCTCGGAGCGCTACCAGCGCAAGCCGCACTTTGCCTACACCTACGTGCTGATGGGCAGCAACCTGGCCTTGCTGGCCGCCCTTACCTCGCTGTTCCGCAGCTCCTACGAAACGGCGCACCTGCCCGCGGCGCTGGGCGTGGTTTTGCTGCTGGCGTTCAGCGCCGGGCTGTGGTGGTACGGCCGCCGCAGCCACTCTTACTTGTTTGTGCTGCTGGCCGCGCTCTACGGCTACGTGGCGGTTACTTACGTCTTCATCGAGCTGATTACCGCCATCGACAGCAGCCTTATTTCGGCGCTGGCCTTTTACTGCGCCATGCTCTACTTCCCGGCCTCGGCGGCGGGCGTTATCTGGCTCCTGAAAAACATCAAGAAAATCGTGCGTGGCCATGAATCCGAAGGCTTATAA
- the dinB gene encoding DNA polymerase IV: MEAAEAHRKIIHLDMDAFYASVEQRDNPALRGKPVAVGGSRERGVVAAASYEARQFGVRSAMPSVVAQRKCPQLVFVKPRFEVYKEVSRQVRAIFAEYTPLIEPVSLDEAYLDVTHNLKHMASATRIAEQIRARIFEQTQLTASAGVSYNKFLAKLASDYQKPNGLFVIKPHEGLAFVEPLQVGDFHGIGPVTAARMNQLGIFTGADLRQQSEQWLRQHFGKAGSYYYAIARAIDHRPVVADRVRKSVGSENTFEHDLTEYEELVAGLQPSLDEVWEYCQRTEVLGRTVTLKVKYADFQLITRSRTSFALISSQALLERLVLELLAGLLPLPKGVRLLGVSLSNLDNTDDLVGRQLVLDL; the protein is encoded by the coding sequence GTGGAAGCGGCCGAAGCACACCGGAAAATCATTCACCTCGACATGGACGCGTTCTATGCCTCGGTGGAGCAGCGCGACAACCCCGCGCTGCGCGGCAAACCCGTGGCCGTGGGCGGCTCGCGGGAGCGGGGCGTGGTGGCGGCGGCCAGCTACGAGGCCCGGCAGTTTGGGGTGCGCTCGGCCATGCCCTCGGTGGTGGCGCAGCGCAAATGCCCGCAGCTGGTTTTCGTGAAGCCGCGCTTCGAGGTGTACAAGGAAGTATCGCGGCAGGTGCGGGCCATTTTTGCCGAATACACCCCGCTGATCGAACCCGTGTCGCTCGACGAAGCCTACCTCGACGTGACGCACAACCTCAAGCACATGGCCTCGGCCACGCGCATTGCCGAGCAAATCCGGGCCCGCATTTTCGAGCAGACGCAGCTGACGGCCTCGGCGGGCGTGTCGTACAACAAGTTTCTGGCGAAGCTGGCTTCCGATTACCAAAAGCCCAACGGCTTGTTCGTCATCAAGCCGCACGAAGGCCTGGCGTTTGTGGAGCCGCTGCAGGTGGGCGATTTTCACGGCATCGGGCCCGTTACGGCCGCGCGCATGAACCAGCTGGGCATTTTTACCGGGGCCGATTTGCGGCAGCAGTCCGAGCAGTGGCTGCGGCAGCACTTTGGCAAGGCCGGCTCGTACTACTACGCCATTGCCCGCGCCATCGACCACCGCCCCGTGGTAGCCGACCGCGTGCGCAAATCGGTGGGCTCCGAAAACACCTTCGAGCACGACCTGACGGAGTACGAGGAGCTGGTGGCCGGCCTGCAACCCTCCCTCGACGAAGTGTGGGAGTACTGCCAGCGCACCGAGGTACTGGGCCGCACCGTTACGCTGAAAGTGAAATACGCCGATTTCCAGCTCATCACCCGCAGCCGCACCAGCTTTGCGCTCATCAGCTCGCAGGCTTTGCTGGAGCGCCTGGTGCTGGAGCTGCTGGCGGGCCTGCTGCCCTTGCCCAAAGGCGTGCGCCTGCTGGGGGTGTCGCTCTCCAACCTCGATAACACCGACGACCTGGTGGGCCGCCAGCTGGTGCTCGATCTGTAA
- a CDS encoding sce7726 family protein gives MNDPEIRALLYPLLQGGVYVDELPTSTTRADVVHITEHYMHGFEIKGDHDTLQRVPKQLPCYTNAYDLVTFVVTEKHLDKLLPLLPAWVGVLVATPAGLRPHRAPGYNATVQRGAVAGLLRLTEVKEFLADLGLYHVGLLRRRDITKLLNTAHSIPLSQLAQFVRTRLMQRMPQRLEARAERKAERLRQPARRRKKPKPKRATATKSRVRRAAGKP, from the coding sequence ATGAACGACCCCGAAATCCGAGCCCTGCTTTACCCGCTGCTGCAAGGCGGCGTGTACGTGGATGAGCTGCCCACCAGCACCACCCGCGCCGATGTGGTGCACATTACCGAGCACTACATGCACGGTTTCGAGATAAAAGGCGACCACGACACGCTGCAGCGGGTGCCCAAGCAGCTGCCCTGTTACACCAATGCCTACGACCTGGTAACGTTCGTCGTCACGGAAAAGCACCTCGACAAGCTGCTCCCGCTGCTGCCCGCGTGGGTGGGCGTGCTGGTGGCCACGCCCGCGGGCCTGCGCCCCCACCGCGCCCCGGGCTACAACGCCACCGTGCAGCGCGGTGCCGTGGCGGGCCTGCTGCGCCTCACCGAGGTAAAAGAGTTTCTGGCCGACCTAGGGCTGTACCACGTGGGCCTGCTGCGCCGCCGCGACATTACCAAGCTGCTGAATACGGCCCACTCCATTCCGCTCTCGCAGCTGGCGCAGTTTGTGCGCACCCGCCTGATGCAGCGCATGCCGCAGCGCCTGGAGGCCCGGGCCGAGCGCAAAGCCGAACGCCTGCGCCAACCCGCCCGCCGCCGCAAAAAGCCCAAACCCAAGCGCGCCACAGCCACCAAAAGCCGCGTGCGCCGCGCCGCCGGCAAGCCCTAA
- a CDS encoding ATP-binding protein, whose protein sequence is MRTLVHLLDLVELTEARGREEAVPMIDELLALNARTQLLDDTPYRLLRRGVVLWQKGGNDQQALEIIKQAIAEFDRLEHPIPRLLIDLAPLYNRLHQSQERYAYFRDKLAYYRLHNSLENTASCYLVISGYFRHMGAYNQAISYSLRAADLFKQFDPKYHVNELMVAGSLYADWGNAQKALQYLGQAMALEDKYGVEGLQRFYTVQSLSKVYLQEGELTDALRYANLNLQEVTQAQNPLQKQICLAYALVQKSAVTIALGRPQEALPMLQRAQYLADSLQLRISGRPGEFLLDATWAKYYQATRQAGQAEQHWRRAYTKATAGRLKILRYRVLRDIIGFYAAQQKPAQVQQYTELYLALTDSMHQEQSAFLVAQYEGERVEQAQNTRIAALQQAQAIQELHLRQRNRLLVIALLAVVLVSGLGVFLYRQLHINKRTLAQLRQTQNQLVAAEKWAFVGEVSAGIAHELQNPLNFMKRFAEVSTTMIDGMPQQGAHAHNGQPLQQEILAGLKKNLQEISQHGLRASSIIKDMLEHSRSGTGQREATDLNALAAEYLRLAYEGVQTQDPNFRATLTTDFDASLGEVQVVPPDLGRVLLNLLTNAFFAVRKRQHLSPGNGYQPEVRISTRRTAAGVEVRVRDNGTGMPEAVRQRVFEPFFTTKAVGEGTGLGLSLSHDIVTKGHGGNISVESKEGHYTEFVITLPA, encoded by the coding sequence ATGCGTACCCTGGTGCACCTGCTCGATTTGGTGGAGCTTACCGAGGCTCGGGGGCGCGAAGAAGCCGTGCCGATGATTGACGAGCTGCTTGCCCTGAATGCCCGCACGCAGCTACTCGACGATACCCCCTACCGGCTGCTGCGCCGGGGCGTGGTGCTGTGGCAAAAAGGCGGCAACGACCAGCAGGCCCTCGAAATCATTAAGCAGGCCATTGCCGAGTTCGACCGGCTCGAACACCCCATTCCGCGCCTGCTCATCGACCTGGCCCCGCTTTACAACCGCCTGCACCAATCGCAGGAGCGCTACGCCTACTTTCGGGACAAGCTGGCTTACTACCGCCTGCACAACTCGCTCGAAAACACCGCCTCCTGCTACCTCGTCATCAGCGGGTACTTCCGGCACATGGGCGCCTACAACCAGGCCATCAGCTACAGCCTGCGCGCCGCCGATTTATTCAAGCAGTTCGACCCGAAATACCACGTAAACGAGCTGATGGTGGCCGGCTCGCTCTACGCCGACTGGGGCAACGCCCAAAAGGCCCTGCAATACCTGGGGCAAGCCATGGCGCTGGAGGATAAGTACGGCGTGGAGGGGCTGCAGCGCTTTTACACGGTGCAGTCGCTCTCGAAGGTGTACTTGCAGGAAGGCGAGCTGACCGATGCGCTGCGCTACGCCAACCTGAACCTGCAGGAAGTAACCCAGGCGCAAAACCCGCTGCAGAAACAAATTTGCCTGGCCTACGCGCTGGTTCAGAAAAGCGCCGTGACGATTGCCCTGGGCCGGCCGCAAGAGGCCCTGCCCATGCTGCAGCGCGCCCAGTACCTGGCCGATTCGTTGCAGCTGCGCATTTCGGGCCGGCCGGGCGAGTTTTTGCTTGATGCTACCTGGGCCAAGTACTACCAGGCCACGCGGCAGGCCGGCCAGGCCGAGCAGCACTGGCGCCGGGCTTATACCAAAGCCACGGCCGGCCGCCTGAAAATTTTGCGCTACCGCGTGCTGCGCGACATCATCGGGTTTTACGCGGCGCAGCAAAAGCCCGCGCAGGTGCAGCAGTACACCGAGCTGTATTTGGCCCTTACCGACTCGATGCACCAGGAGCAAAGCGCGTTTTTGGTGGCGCAGTACGAGGGCGAGCGGGTGGAGCAAGCCCAGAACACGCGCATTGCCGCGCTTCAGCAGGCGCAGGCCATTCAGGAGCTGCACCTGCGCCAGCGCAACCGCCTGCTGGTTATTGCCCTGCTTGCGGTGGTGCTGGTGTCGGGGCTGGGGGTGTTTTTGTACCGCCAGCTGCATATCAACAAACGCACGCTGGCGCAGCTCAGGCAAACCCAAAACCAGCTGGTGGCCGCCGAAAAATGGGCTTTTGTGGGCGAGGTATCGGCCGGCATTGCGCACGAGCTGCAAAACCCGCTCAACTTCATGAAGCGCTTTGCCGAGGTGAGCACCACCATGATTGACGGCATGCCGCAGCAAGGCGCCCACGCCCACAACGGGCAACCGCTGCAGCAGGAGATTTTGGCCGGCCTGAAGAAAAACCTGCAGGAAATCAGCCAGCACGGCCTGCGCGCGTCGTCTATCATCAAGGACATGCTGGAGCACTCCCGCTCGGGCACCGGCCAGCGCGAAGCCACCGACCTGAACGCCCTGGCCGCCGAATACCTGCGCCTGGCCTACGAAGGCGTGCAAACCCAGGACCCCAACTTCCGGGCTACGCTCACCACCGATTTCGACGCCAGCCTGGGCGAGGTGCAGGTTGTGCCGCCCGACTTGGGCCGCGTGCTGCTGAACCTGCTCACGAACGCCTTTTTTGCGGTGCGCAAGCGCCAGCACCTGAGCCCCGGCAACGGCTACCAGCCCGAAGTGCGCATCAGCACGCGGCGCACCGCGGCGGGCGTGGAGGTGCGCGTGCGCGACAACGGCACGGGCATGCCCGAGGCCGTGCGCCAGCGCGTGTTCGAGCCCTTCTTCACCACCAAAGCCGTGGGCGAGGGCACCGGCCTGGGCCTTTCGCTCAGCCACGACATCGTAACCAAAGGCCACGGCGGCAACATCAGCGTCGAGAGCAAGGAGGGCCACTACACCGAGTTTGTGATTACGCTGCCGGCCTAG
- a CDS encoding DUF305 domain-containing protein — MKSHYLLLATLATAVACTRTDQVRSTPDRVIDRDSVSASAAIAADTAAPVTASAAPTAAPAPASGKSTLNPAVVEAAASLTVALNNDARRLADVRTTGNADHDFAAMMAEHAVGAVDLARVQLRDGKSPELRRLAEQIVAERPAQAERLRVTAKRLAGARPTYNPQDATDPYKARLIGVMRIMKQPLVSSEKIDVDFARLLRIHTQSGIALTNAVVAHGRDAEVKKLAQRLASEQTASLAQLETWLQQNER, encoded by the coding sequence ATGAAAAGCCACTACCTGTTGCTTGCCACTTTGGCCACTGCTGTTGCCTGCACCCGTACCGATCAGGTTCGTTCCACGCCCGATCGGGTGATTGATCGGGATAGTGTTTCGGCCAGCGCGGCCATAGCAGCCGATACGGCGGCGCCTGTTACGGCCTCGGCTGCGCCCACGGCGGCCCCGGCGCCCGCATCGGGCAAAAGCACCCTGAACCCGGCCGTGGTTGAGGCGGCCGCCAGCCTTACCGTGGCCCTCAACAACGATGCGCGGCGCCTGGCGGATGTGCGCACCACCGGCAACGCCGACCACGACTTTGCCGCCATGATGGCCGAGCACGCCGTGGGCGCCGTGGATCTGGCCCGCGTGCAGCTGCGCGATGGGAAAAGCCCCGAGCTGCGGCGCCTGGCCGAGCAGATTGTTGCCGAGCGCCCGGCCCAGGCCGAGCGTTTGCGCGTAACGGCCAAGCGCCTGGCGGGCGCGCGCCCCACCTACAACCCCCAGGACGCCACCGACCCCTACAAAGCCCGCCTGATTGGGGTGATGCGCATCATGAAGCAGCCGCTGGTGTCGTCGGAGAAGATTGACGTGGACTTTGCCCGGTTGCTGCGCATTCATACGCAAAGCGGCATTGCCCTCACCAACGCCGTAGTGGCCCACGGCCGCGATGCCGAGGTGAAAAAACTGGCCCAGCGCCTGGCTTCGGAGCAAACTGCCTCGCTGGCCCAGCTCGAAACTTGGCTGCAGCAAAACGAGCGGTAA
- a CDS encoding universal stress protein translates to MPQLTAQPKPAKLAAPLGTPLSLIVLTNFFPAAHRAIRYAAELAAPLGAQLVLLHVRQAPALADDDATGPEWLHDAHERDGELLMALNALADEVYVPTSVELVPSLQPDVALDLAKRYQPALFVVGRAATELAELSAAVLQVLRTGRFPVLLVPETYRGTSCPTQVAIAADGDAFRLDDAATGARQLLAELEPDLTVVNVSIIETDDYCLAARYQVEQSGLCEGARQVHTRAFQHLSTAHGLLQAVEATKADLLVLIARRHSVLGELFQRSVTDRLMQLSPVPVLVLPAHD, encoded by the coding sequence ATGCCACAACTTACCGCCCAACCCAAGCCCGCCAAGCTGGCCGCGCCCCTCGGCACGCCGCTGTCGCTGATTGTGCTGACCAACTTTTTCCCGGCGGCGCACCGCGCCATCCGGTACGCGGCCGAGCTGGCTGCGCCCCTGGGGGCGCAGCTGGTGCTGCTGCACGTGCGGCAAGCGCCTGCCCTGGCCGACGACGACGCCACCGGCCCCGAGTGGCTGCACGATGCGCACGAGCGCGACGGCGAGCTGCTGATGGCCCTGAATGCCCTGGCCGACGAGGTGTACGTGCCCACCAGCGTGGAGCTGGTGCCCAGCCTGCAGCCCGATGTCGCCCTCGACCTGGCCAAGCGCTACCAGCCCGCCCTCTTTGTGGTGGGCCGCGCCGCCACCGAGCTGGCCGAGCTGAGCGCCGCCGTGCTGCAGGTGCTGCGCACGGGCCGGTTTCCGGTGCTGCTGGTACCCGAAACGTACCGCGGCACCTCGTGCCCCACGCAGGTAGCCATAGCCGCCGACGGCGACGCCTTCCGCCTCGACGATGCCGCCACCGGCGCCCGGCAGCTGCTGGCCGAGCTGGAGCCCGACCTCACGGTGGTGAACGTGTCCATCATCGAAACCGACGATTACTGCCTGGCCGCCCGGTATCAGGTAGAGCAAAGCGGGCTTTGCGAGGGCGCGCGGCAGGTGCATACCCGCGCCTTTCAGCACCTCTCCACCGCGCACGGCCTGCTGCAAGCCGTGGAGGCCACCAAAGCCGATTTGCTGGTGCTTATTGCCCGCCGGCACAGCGTGCTGGGCGAGCTGTTTCAGCGCAGCGTAACCGACCGGCTGATGCAGCTAAGCCCCGTACCCGTGCTGGTGCTGCCCGCCCACGATTAA
- a CDS encoding universal stress protein, with protein MSASLIVLMDFSPGAEAALRYATGLARQLSARLVLLHLYHDPLLVTETALVTVPVEAYYQSQQEVTEHLQRLAQTLPVPAEVAVAANTIPEVVADAVQRYQPLLLVAGREHTDNFLDRLVSNLALPSLRAVRFPLLLVPERLPEPKLPTRVLVAADQHPFQLKHTSTNTKALFAALKAEPAVVHVAPDGPPAAAQARAALAYVRRTGLFEQVPDNRLYEVRDEDPAEGIVQAVADLQADMVVVLARPHSFFGGLFHRSVTAQVMSHSPVPVLVLHTQ; from the coding sequence ATGTCTGCTTCCCTGATCGTGCTGATGGACTTTTCGCCGGGCGCCGAGGCGGCCCTGCGCTACGCCACCGGCCTGGCCCGGCAGCTTTCGGCGCGCCTGGTACTGCTGCACCTCTACCACGACCCCTTGCTGGTAACCGAAACCGCGCTCGTAACGGTACCCGTGGAGGCGTATTACCAAAGCCAGCAAGAGGTAACGGAGCATTTGCAGCGGCTGGCCCAAACCTTGCCCGTACCCGCCGAGGTGGCCGTGGCCGCCAACACCATTCCGGAGGTAGTAGCCGATGCCGTGCAGCGCTACCAGCCGCTGCTGCTGGTGGCCGGCCGCGAGCACACCGACAATTTCCTCGACCGGCTCGTGAGTAACCTGGCCCTGCCTTCGCTGCGGGCCGTGCGCTTTCCGCTGCTGCTGGTGCCCGAGCGGCTGCCCGAGCCCAAGCTGCCCACGCGCGTGCTGGTAGCGGCTGATCAGCACCCGTTTCAGCTCAAACACACCTCGACGAACACGAAGGCCCTGTTTGCGGCCCTCAAGGCCGAGCCGGCGGTGGTGCACGTAGCGCCCGATGGGCCACCGGCCGCTGCCCAGGCGCGGGCGGCGCTGGCCTACGTGCGGCGCACTGGCCTGTTTGAGCAAGTGCCCGACAACCGCCTGTACGAAGTGCGCGACGAAGACCCCGCCGAAGGCATTGTGCAAGCCGTGGCCGATTTGCAGGCCGATATGGTAGTGGTGCTGGCGCGGCCCCACTCCTTTTTCGGCGGCTTGTTTCACCGCAGCGTTACGGCCCAGGTAATGAGCCACAGCCCCGTACCGGTGCTGGTGCTGCACACCCAGTAA
- a CDS encoding universal stress protein translates to MTPFPSIIVLTDFFAVSNRALSYAGELAEPLGAQLVLLHVQHDALLDPAEHGPHRTRREEHKAAHQLVQLAEQQPVPAVAEISDAFLPDAIRESVEHHHPLMLVLGRPGTANTPSDLVTGATMDLMRTVHRPLLVVPTVGWGTVPPRRLAIAIDDSAFTLMQHDDLVRRLQTCLGASLSLVHVAPPHEPEPTPESLLKLTSAAGISSEIPATSVHTVYHTEPAAGILQAAHEVKADLLVLVARRRSLFGSLFHRSVTAQVVAESPVPVLLLPAAE, encoded by the coding sequence ATGACGCCTTTTCCTTCCATCATCGTTCTTACCGACTTCTTCGCCGTTTCGAACCGCGCGCTTTCGTACGCCGGCGAGCTGGCCGAGCCCCTGGGTGCGCAGCTGGTGTTGCTGCACGTGCAGCACGATGCCCTGCTCGACCCGGCCGAGCACGGCCCGCACCGCACCCGGCGCGAAGAGCACAAGGCCGCGCATCAGCTGGTGCAGCTGGCCGAGCAGCAGCCCGTGCCCGCCGTAGCCGAAATTTCCGACGCCTTTCTGCCCGATGCCATTCGCGAATCGGTGGAGCACCACCACCCGCTGATGCTGGTGCTGGGCCGCCCCGGCACCGCCAACACCCCCTCCGACCTGGTAACCGGCGCCACCATGGATCTGATGCGCACCGTGCACCGGCCGCTGCTGGTGGTGCCCACCGTGGGCTGGGGCACCGTGCCGCCGCGCCGCCTGGCCATTGCCATCGACGACAGCGCCTTTACGCTGATGCAGCACGACGACCTGGTGCGGCGGCTGCAAACCTGCCTGGGCGCCAGCCTCAGCCTGGTGCACGTGGCGCCCCCGCACGAGCCCGAGCCCACGCCCGAAAGCCTGCTGAAACTAACCAGCGCCGCCGGCATCAGCTCCGAAATACCCGCCACCAGCGTGCACACCGTGTACCACACCGAACCCGCGGCGGGCATTTTGCAGGCGGCCCACGAGGTAAAAGCCGATTTGCTGGTGCTGGTGGCGCGGCGCCGCAGCCTGTTTGGCAGCCTGTTCCATCGTAGCGTAACGGCGCAGGTGGTGGCCGAAAGCCCCGTGCCCGTGCTGCTGCTGCCCGCCGCCGAGTAG
- a CDS encoding globin family protein: MPALASLMGQRPTANPKAFVHDLYRRISLDAMLRPLFGDAASLARVPQPDLVYLFWESAMQGSCYEGRPFPRPQPVPHLLAAFGRWQQVLAETLDAHFPRHQADELKARTANLALLLQHHLLHRPQPARQHARRHATRRAAAPVHSHAA, from the coding sequence ATGCCTGCTTTAGCTTCGCTCATGGGCCAGCGCCCCACGGCCAATCCCAAAGCCTTCGTACACGACCTGTACCGCCGCATCAGCCTCGATGCCATGCTGCGCCCGCTTTTCGGCGACGCGGCCAGCCTTGCGCGCGTGCCGCAGCCCGATTTGGTGTACCTGTTTTGGGAAAGCGCCATGCAAGGCAGCTGTTACGAAGGCCGGCCTTTTCCGCGCCCGCAACCCGTGCCCCACTTGCTGGCGGCCTTTGGGCGGTGGCAGCAGGTGCTGGCCGAAACCCTGGATGCCCACTTTCCGCGCCACCAAGCCGACGAGCTGAAGGCCCGCACCGCCAACCTGGCCCTGCTGCTGCAGCACCACCTGCTGCACCGCCCGCAACCCGCGCGGCAGCACGCCCGCCGGCACGCCACCCGGCGCGCGGCCGCGCCCGTGCACAGCCACGCGGCCTAA
- a CDS encoding L,D-transpeptidase scaffold domain-containing protein: protein MFHTLRRNPAVRALLGGLVLLGAAALLLALRGTPNPVALVLPALAPPAPAPPDTALQHRLRTQLTDSAAAHPHLGAYAQVQAFYARRNFAPAWHGAAGQAVPLADSATQLLTRAAAYGLDRRHYHFAALQALRDSLPQQAAPNLGQQARTELLLTDAMLQVLAHVQRGRMRATAPPAPGGPEPTGPVAGLQQALQEQGFATVLRQSQPANREYRQLQAALASWLSAQQQWEPAELWQQPQFSSAAFSLERWRQEPISDTAYVLINLPAYELQVISQGRVVATHRVVIGKPETPSPTLSSRIGYFTTAPDWYVPRSIATREILPRLQRNPGYLAEHNYALYSEQGAVLNPYSINWQQVSAARFPYLIRQSAGCDNALGNVVFRFANPYAVYLHDTPAREAFRAPERAFSHGCIRLEHPMQFAAYLLQREGRSSAQLPSEAECARQPRPRHYHLRKPLPIHIRYATGAAEGGELRTYADVYGRDARLARLWATRPLQ, encoded by the coding sequence ATGTTTCATACTCTCCGCCGTAATCCTGCCGTTCGGGCGCTGCTCGGGGGCTTGGTATTGCTGGGCGCGGCCGCCTTGCTGCTGGCCCTGCGCGGCACGCCCAACCCGGTAGCCTTGGTTTTGCCCGCGCTGGCGCCGCCCGCACCCGCCCCGCCCGATACGGCCCTGCAGCACCGGCTGCGCACGCAACTCACCGACTCCGCCGCTGCCCACCCGCACCTAGGGGCCTACGCCCAGGTGCAGGCCTTTTATGCCCGGCGCAACTTTGCCCCGGCCTGGCACGGTGCCGCCGGCCAGGCCGTGCCGCTGGCCGACTCTGCAACGCAGCTGCTTACCCGCGCCGCCGCGTACGGCCTCGACCGCCGCCACTACCACTTTGCTGCGCTGCAAGCCCTGCGCGACTCTTTGCCACAGCAGGCCGCCCCCAACCTAGGGCAGCAGGCCCGCACCGAGCTGCTGCTTACCGACGCTATGCTGCAGGTGTTGGCGCACGTGCAGCGCGGGCGCATGCGGGCCACCGCACCACCGGCCCCGGGCGGGCCGGAGCCCACGGGCCCGGTGGCCGGGCTGCAGCAGGCTTTGCAGGAGCAAGGTTTTGCCACCGTGCTGCGCCAAAGCCAACCCGCCAACCGCGAGTACCGGCAGCTGCAAGCCGCTTTGGCCAGCTGGCTGAGCGCGCAGCAGCAATGGGAGCCCGCGGAGCTATGGCAGCAGCCCCAGTTCAGCAGTGCCGCGTTCAGCCTGGAGCGTTGGCGCCAGGAGCCCATTTCCGATACGGCGTACGTGCTGATCAATTTGCCAGCCTACGAGCTGCAGGTAATCAGCCAGGGGCGGGTGGTGGCCACGCACCGCGTAGTTATCGGCAAGCCCGAAACCCCGTCGCCCACGCTCAGCAGCCGCATCGGCTACTTCACCACCGCGCCCGATTGGTACGTGCCGCGCTCCATTGCCACCCGCGAAATACTGCCCCGCCTGCAGCGCAACCCCGGGTACCTGGCCGAGCACAACTACGCGCTGTACTCCGAGCAAGGCGCCGTGCTTAATCCATACAGCATCAATTGGCAGCAGGTATCGGCCGCGCGGTTCCCGTACCTTATTCGGCAAAGCGCCGGCTGCGACAACGCCCTCGGCAACGTGGTGTTTCGGTTTGCCAACCCCTACGCCGTGTACCTGCACGATACCCCGGCCCGCGAGGCCTTTCGGGCACCCGAGCGCGCCTTTAGCCACGGCTGCATTCGGCTGGAGCACCCCATGCAGTTTGCGGCTTATCTGTTGCAGCGCGAGGGCCGCAGCAGCGCCCAGCTGCCCTCCGAGGCCGAGTGCGCCCGGCAGCCCCGGCCCCGGCATTACCACCTGCGCAAGCCGTTGCCCATTCATATTCGCTACGCCACCGGTGCCGCCGAGGGTGGGGAGCTGCGCACCTATGCCGACGTGTACGGCCGCGATGCCCGCCTGGCGCGCCTTTGGGCAACCCGGCCCCTGCAGTAG
- a CDS encoding YgaP family membrane protein: MDTNVGTLDREIRLAVGAVLILIALLPIGASQPVLVLLLVFGGIFLLTGGAAYCPIYAILDISTEDGRDELEVTP, encoded by the coding sequence ATGGACACGAATGTGGGAACTTTGGATCGGGAGATTCGGCTGGCGGTGGGCGCCGTTCTGATACTGATTGCGCTGCTGCCCATTGGCGCCAGCCAGCCGGTGTTGGTGCTGTTGCTGGTGTTCGGCGGTATCTTTTTGCTAACCGGCGGCGCTGCCTATTGCCCCATCTACGCCATCCTCGACATCTCGACGGAAGACGGCCGCGACGAGCTGGAGGTAACGCCCTAG